One Tenebrio molitor chromosome 2, icTenMoli1.1, whole genome shotgun sequence genomic region harbors:
- the Mtpbeta gene encoding trifunctional enzyme subunit beta, mitochondrial, whose translation MMASYIARNIVKSPVAWGLTKQQFNGVRAFSVGTQLNNKKTVTDKTGKNIVLVDGVRTPFLMSGTDYAKLMPHDLAKQALASILKKTGVPKEVIDYVIYGTVIQEVKTANVAREAALAAGYSDKTPAHTVTMACISSNVAMTTAIGLIASGAFEVIVAGGVEFMSDIPIRHNRKMRSLMLKANKAKTLQQKLGLLASIRPDYFMPELPAVAEFSSGETMGHSADRLAAAFGASRKEQDEFALRSHTLAQQAFDKGYFTDLVPIKIPGVEKVIDRDNGIRVSTPEQLAKLKPAFIKPHGTVTAANASYLTDGASAAIITTEAKAKALGLKPKAYLRNFAYVSQDPIDQLLLGPAYGTPIVLDKSGLTVKDIDVWEFHEAFAGQILANFKAMDSEWFAQKYMNRASKVGVPDINKFNNWGGSLSIGHPFAATGIRLAMHTANRLVRENGQLGLVAACAAGGQGVAMIIERHPDATAN comes from the exons ATGATGGCGTCGTACATTGCTagaaatattgtaaaaagcCCTGTTGCGTGGGGACTGACCAAACAGCAATtca acgGGGTCAGAGCCTTTTCGGTGGGCACAcaattgaataataaaaaaaccgTAACTGATAAGACTGGAAAAAATATAGTTTTGGTTGATGGGGTCAGAACCCCATTTTTAATGTCAGGGACTGACTATGCGAAATTAATGCCACATGACTTGGCCAAACAAGCATTAGC TTCCATATTGAAAAAAACTGGAGTACCAAAAGAGGTTATCGATTACGTCATTTATGGTACTGTCATCCAAGAAGTTAAAACTGCAAATGTTGCAAGAGAGGCTGCTCTTGCAGCAGGTTACAGTGATAAGACTCCAGCCCACACTGTTACAATGGCATGCATTTCATCAAATGTGGCCATGACAACAG caATTGGCCTCATTGCTAGTGGAGCTTTTGAAGTAATTGTTGCTGGGGGAGTGGAATTCATGTCAGACATTCCAATCAGGCATAACAGAAAAATGCGCAGCTTGATGTTGAAAGCTAACAAAGCAAAAActcttcaacaaaaattgggtCTGTTGGCATCTATCAGACCTGATTACTTTATGCCAGAG TTGCCAGCAGTGGCTGAGTTCTCATCTGGTGAAACCATGGGTCATTCTGCAGACCGTCTTGCAGCTGCATTTGGGGCCAGTAGAAAAGAACAAGATGAGTTTGCCCTTAGATCACATACTTTGGCCCAACAAGCATTTGATAAAGGATATTTTACTGATTTGGTTCCAATTAAG aTTCCTGGTGTGGAGAAGGTAATTGACAGAGATAATGGAATTCGTGTCTCCACTCCAGAACAATTGGCCAAATTGAAACCTGCATTTATTAAACCACATGGTACTGTCACAGCAGCCAATGCTTCATACCTA ACTGATGGGGCATCTGCAGCAATTATCACAACTGAAGCAAAAGCAAAAGCTTTGGGTTTGAAGCCTAAAGCATATTTGCGCAACTTTGCCTATGTATCACAGGATCCCATTGATCAGTTGCTTTTGGGGCCAGCATATGGGACTCCAATTGTGTTGGACAAATCAGGACTCACTGTAAAAGATATTGATGTCTGGGAGTTCCATGAAGCTTTTGCT ggccaaattttggcaaacttCAAAGCTATGGACAGTGAGTGGTTTGCACAGAAGTACATGAACAGGGCAAGCAAAGTTGGTGTCCCTGACatcaacaaatttaataactGGGGAGGATCTCTTTCAATTGGACATCCATTTGCTGCCACAGGAATTAGATTAGCAATGCATACCGCAAATCGACTTGTCAGAGAAAATGGTCAGTTGGGATTAGTAGCAGCCTGTGCTGCTGGTGGTCAG GGAGTGGCAATGATAATCGAAAGACACCCTGATGCCACagctaattaa
- the Ski6 gene encoding exosome complex component RRP41 has translation MSKNRELLSKIGLRLDGRRADELRRIRCKLGVFTEPDGSAYIEQGLTKVLAAVYGPHQVRGSRTKAQHDAAVVNCQFSMAVFSTGERKRRPRGDRKSTEMSIHLKQALTAAIKTELYPWSQIDVYVEVLHADGGIYPACVNAATLALVDAGIPLKEYVCACTASLANNDVPMLDISHQEEIIGGPTLTVAALPMSGKIVLMEMSQRFHMDHLQKVLDKALQGCKDIKHILDEAVRSHIQDVGSSTGWAGTT, from the exons ATGAGTAAAAATCGGGAgttattatcaaaaatagGTCTGCGGCTAGATGGGCGACGAGCAGATGAGTTGCGTAGGATACGCTGTAAGTTGGGCGTTTTTACGGAACCCGACGGGAGTGCCTACATCGAACAAGGGTTGACCAAAGTTTTGGCGGCGGTGTACGGCCCGCACCAG GTGCGCGGAAGTCGAACAAAAGCCCAACATGATGCAGCTGTAGTTAATTGTCAGTTCAGTATGGCAGTATTTTCAACTGGTGAAAGAAAACGTAGACCTCGTGGAGACAGGAAGTCAACAGAAATGTCCATTCACTTGAAGCAAGCTCTCACAGCAGCCATTAAAACTGAATTATATCCATGGTCACAAATAGATGTGTATGTGGAAGTCCTTCATGCAGATGGGG GCATTTATCCAGCATGTGTGAATGCAGCAACATTAGCACTTGTTGATGCAGGAATACCATTAAAAGAATATGTCTGTGCTTGTACTGCCAGTTTAGCAAACAATGACGTACCAATGTTAGATATATCTCATCAAGAAGAAATTATTGGTGGTCCTACTTTGACAGTAGCTGCCTTACCTATGTCTGGGAAGATTGTTTTGATGGAAATGTCTCAGAGATTTCACATGGACCATTTGCAAAAAGTTTTAGATAAGGCCCTACAAGGTTGTAAAGATATTAAACACATTTTAGATGAGGCAGTGAGAAGTCACATTCAAGACGTTGGTAGTTCAACAGGTTGGGCTGGTACAACTtag
- the robl gene encoding dynein light chain roadblock-type 2 — protein MSNEVEETMKRIQSHKGVVGTIVVNSEGIPIKTTLDNTTTVQYAGLISSLADKARSVVRDLDPSNDLTFLRIRSKKHEIMVAPDKEFILIVVQSPTD, from the exons ATG TCGAACGAAGTAGAAGAAACTATGAAGCGGATTCAATCCCACAAGGGAGTTGTGGGTACAATAGTGGTCAATTCAGAAG GAATTCCAATTAAAACGACTTTAGACAACACGACAACAGTGCAATATGCGGGCTTAATCAGTTCTTTGGCAGATAAAGCTAGAAGTGTTGTTAGGGACTTAGATCCATCTAatgatttaacatttttacgaataaGATCAAAGAAACATGAAATTATGGTAGCGCCTGATAAAGAATTTATATTAATTGTTGTACAGAGTCCCACAGACTAA
- the ND-B12 gene encoding NADH dehydrogenase [ubiquinone] 1 beta subcomplex subunit 3 encodes MGGHGHEPYTIPCYKIYKVEDAPELVATRDALAARGLKDPWLRNEVWRFDRRMWGTEGSRAKALLLRGFRTGFAAFLVTIAGTAIYDKLYPSEHGHHEEH; translated from the coding sequence ATGGGGGGACACGGTCATGAGCCCTACACCATCCCCtgttacaaaatttataagGTGGAGGACGCTCCAGAATTAGTGGCAACACGTGACGCTTTAGCTGCCCGTGGATTAAAAGATCCATGGCTGCGCAACGAGGTCTGGCGTTTTGACCGGAGAATGTGGGGCACGGAAGGAAGCCGCGCCAAAGCGTTACTCTTGCGAGGTTTTAGAACTGGTTTTGCTGCGTTTCTGGTGACCATTGCTGGAACTGCCATTTATGATAAATTGTATCCTTCTGAACATGGCCACCATGAAGAACATTAA
- the Rae1 gene encoding protein Rae1, which translates to MFNQTIGSFGGATTASTANPMKDFEVTQPPDDSISSLAFSPATLSQNFLIAGSWDSNVRCWEIEQSGKSVPKSIQACGGPVLDVCWSDDGTKVFMAGCDKQAKAWDLASNQVVQVAQHDAPIKTCHWIKAANYSCLMTGSWDKTLKFWDTRTPNPMLSINLPERCYCADVDYPMAVVGTAGRQIIVYQLEGKPQQYKVLDSPLKYQHRCVAIFRDKKKAPTGYALGSVEGRVAIQYVNPTNPKDNFTFKCHRSNGAPNGYQDIYAVNDIAFHPVHGTLATVGSDGSFSFWDKDARTKLKSSELMEQPITRCAFNSNGQIFAYAVSYDWSKGHEYYNSTKKNYIFLRSCYDELKPRTSS; encoded by the exons ATGTTCAATCAAACGATTGGAAGTTTCGGAGGTGCTACAACTGCAAGTACGGCTAACCCCATGAAAGATTTCGAAGTCACTCAGCCGCCTGATGACTCTATTAGCTCATTGGCTTTCTCTCCGGCCAccttaagtcaaaattttttaattgccgGTAGCTGGGACAGTAATGTTCGTTGCTGGGAAATTGAGCAAAGTGGGAAGAGTGTACCAAAGTCGATACAAGCATGTGGGGGTCCAGTTCTTGATGTTTGTTGGAGTGACGACGGCACAAAG GTGTTTATGGCTGGATGTGATAAACAAGCTAAAGCTTGGGATTTAGCGAGTAATCAAGTGGTGCAAGTTGCGCAACATGATGCACCCATTAAAACATGTCACTGGATTAAGGCAGCCAACTATTCCTGTCTAATGACAGGCTCTTGGGAtaaaacattgaaattttGGGACACTCGTACCCCAAATCCCATGTTGAGCATTAATTTGCCAGAGAGATGTTACTGTGCAGATGTGGACTATCCGATGGCGGTAGTTGGAACTGCAGGTCGTCAAATCATCGTCTATCAACTGGAAGGCAAGCCTCAACAATATAAAGTTCTGGACAGTCCCTTAAAATATCAGCATCGCTGTGTTGCAATCTTTAG GGATAAGAAGAAAGCGCCGACTGGTTACGCCTTAGGTTCTGTGGAAGGACGTGTAGCAATTCAATATGTTAATCCGACAAATCCAAAAGATAATTTTACATTCAAATGTCATCGATCTAACGGTGCCCCCAATGGATATCAGGATATTTACGCCGTCAATGATATAGCTTTTCATCCAGTTCACGGTACACTGGCGACAGTCGGGTCTGACGGATCGTTCAGTTTTTGGGATAAGGACGCACGCACTAAACTAAAATCATCTGAGCTGATGGAGCAGCCAATCACTCGTTGTGCTTTTAACAGTAATGGGCAAATCTTTGCTTACGCTGTTAGTTATGATTGGTCTAAAGGGCATGAATACTACAACTCAACCAAGAAGAACTACATTTTTCTAAGATCTTGTTATGATGAGCTTAAACCAAGAACATCTTCATAA
- the PCNA gene encoding proliferating cell nuclear antigen, with the protein MFEARLVSSGTFKKILDAIKDLLNEASFDCSESGIQLQAMDNSHVSLVSLMLRSDGFDKYRCDRSLTMGMNLANMAKIFKCANNDDTVTIKAQDDADIVTFMFEAKKQEKISDYEMKLMNLDQEHLGIPETDFSCVIRMPSPEFARICRDLSQFGESIVISCTKEGVKFSTGGDIGSANVKLAQTNNFDKEEESVTIEMQEPVTLTFACQYLNSFTKATPLAPQVQLSMSDNVPLVVEYQIPELGHLRFYLAPKIEEDEN; encoded by the exons ATGTTTGAAGCACGTTTGGTGAGCAGCGGAACTTTCAAGAAGATCTTGGATGCCATCAAGGATCTCCTGAATGAAGCCTCCTTTGACTGTTCAGAATCAGGAATTCAGCTCCAAGCTATGGATAACTCTCACGTTTCTTTGGTATCGTTAATGCTAAGATCTGATGGTTTTGACAAATACAGATGTGACCGAAGCTTAACTATGGGAATGAATCTTGCAAA CATGGCAAAGATCTTCAAATGCGCCAACAACGACGACACTGTTACAATTAAAGCGCAAGATGATGCTGACATTGTAACCTTCATGTTTGAagcaaaaaaacaagaaaaaatctcTGACTATGAGATGAAACTGATGAATCTTGATCAAGAGCACCTTGGTATTCCAGAAACTGACTTCTCCTGTGTCATCCGTATGCCATCTCCTGAGTTTGCAAGAATATGTCGTGATTTGTCACAGTTTGGAGAGTCCATTGTGATTTCTTGCACAAAAGAAGGAGTTAAATTTTCCACTGGTGGAGATATTGGCTCTGCAAACGTGAAACTCGCGCAAACAAATAACTTTGATAAAGAAGAAGAATCTGTGACAATCGAAATGCAAGAACCAGTCACTTTAACATTTGCCTGTCAGTACTTGAATTCCTTTACAAAAGCTACCCCATTAGCTCCCCAAGTCCAGTTGTCCATGTCTGATAATGTACCTCTTGTTGTTGAATATCAAATTCCTGAGCTTGGCCACCTTAGGTTTTATCTAGCCCCAAAAATTGAAGAAGATGAAAATTAG
- the LOC138123766 gene encoding cytochrome b-c1 complex subunit 7-like: MAVSFVQRRFMSSAIQKWVYNLSGFNKYGLMRDDCLYEDDDVTEALRRLPQQEIDARNYRILRAVQLSVQKDILPKNQWTKLEEDRLYLTPLVDQVIKEREEREEWEKNY, encoded by the coding sequence ATGGCAGTTAGTTTTGTGCAAAGACGATTCATGAGCAGTGCCATTCAAAAATGGGTGTACAATCTTTCAGGATTCAATAAATACGGTTTGATGAGAGACGACTGTTTGTACGAAGACGACGATGTAACGGAAGCTCTTCGTCGATTGCCCCAGCAAGAAATTGATGCTCGTAATTACCGTATCTTGAGGGCAGTTCAGTTGTCCGTTCAAAAAGATATTCTCCCCAAGAATCAATGGacaaaattagaagaagacCGTCTTTACCTAACACCCCTTGTTGACCAAGTCATTAAAGAAAGGGAAGAGCGTGAAGAATgggagaaaaattattaa
- the LOC138123756 gene encoding EARP-interacting protein homolog, with protein MDNENSVIYGLEFQARALAPQLAETEKIRFLIGTQSLKQATNQIHLVEFNEEDSTLKTSVFNHLEGEIWKLNTSPLDESKLVTCYNAVSNENSCSMKTSLYQLPQAENPEIVESLPVVTKFDTCNYGNEVKTTEFHPTDSNKVASVTETHAIFWDISGEEAKNILAVQLNGKNNPKFTTGKWNPHQNCNQFTTATETHLKTYDVRTGELAWNIDNVHSQLLRDLDYNMNKQYHVATCGDDGLIKIWDFRQTMQPVYSRSDHSHWVWCVRFNPFHDQLILSASSDARVLISSAASVSSENNTDVSINDETETKQMISDGPLQWCEHEDSVYCAEWSPAEPWIFASLSYDGRLLISRVKKSLKYQIML; from the exons ATGGATAACGAGAATTCTGTGATTTATGGTTTAGAGTTTCAG GCAAGAGCGCTAGCCCCCCAGTTGGCAGAAACAGAGAaaattcgttttttaattggaaCCCAATCTCTAAAACAAGCCACAAACCAGATACATCTGGTAGAATTCAATGAAGAAGATTCAACTTTAAAGACCTCAGTATTTAATCACCTTGAAGGtgaaatatggaaattaaacaCTAGTCCATTAGATGAATCAAAATTGGTAACATGCTACAATGCTGTATCAAATGAAAACTCATGTAGCATGAAAACATCTTTATATCAATTACCCCAAGCAGAAAACCCTGAAATTGTTGAAAGTTTAccagttgtgacaaaatttgACACTTGTAATTATGGAAATGAAGTTAAAACTACAGAATTTCATCCAACTGACTCTAACAAAGTTGCTTCAGTTACTGAAACTCATGCTATATTTTGGGATATATCAGGAGAGGaagccaaaaatattttggcagTTCAGTTAAACGGAAAAAACAATCCCAAATTTACAACAGGAAAGTGGAATCCACATCAAAATTGTAATCAA TTTACAACAGCAACTGAAACACATCTGAAAACATATGATGTAAGAACTGGTGAATTAGCATGGAACATTGATAATGTTCACAGTCAGTTATTAAGAGATTTGGATTATAATATGAACAAGCAGTATCATGTTGCAACATGTGGTGATGATGGTCTAATTAAGATTTGGGATTTTAGACAAACAATGCAGCCTGTATATTCTAGAAGTGACCATTCTCATTG GGTGTGGTGTGTACGCTTCAATCCATTCCATGATCAGCTCATTTTGTCTGCCAGTTCAGATGCAAGAGTTTTAATTTCCAGTGCTGCAAGTGTTAGCTCAGAAAACAATACTGATGTTTCCATTAATGAtgaaacagaaacaaaacaaat GATATCAGATGGACCCCTACAGTGGTGTGAACATGAAGATAGTGTTTATTGTGCTGAATGGTCACCTGCAGAGCCATGGATTTTTGCTTCTTTAAGTTATGATGGTAGATTACTCATTTCGCGGGTAAAAAAATCcttaaaatatcaaataatgTTGTAA
- the RpS25 gene encoding small ribosomal subunit protein eS25, translating into MPPKKDSKSSAKQPQKTQKKKEGSGGGKAKKKKWSKGKVRDKLNNQVLFDKATYDKLYKEVPSYKLITPSIVSERLKVRGSLARRALIELQQKGLIKQVVQHRAQLIYTRTTKGDDQVA; encoded by the exons ATG CCTCCTAAAAAGGACTCAAAATCGTCGGCAAAGCAGCCCCAGAAAACCCAGAAGAAGAAAGAAGGGTCTGGAGGCGGTAAAGCTAAGAAGAAG aaGTGGTCCAAAGGAAAAGTCCGCGACAAGTTGAACAATCAAGTTCTATTCGATAAAGCAACTTATGATAAATTGTATAAGGAAGTACCATCATACAAATTGATCACACCATCGATAGTTTCAGAAAGATTGAAGGTTCGCGGATCCTTAGCAAGACGAGCTTTAATTGAATTGCAACAGAAAG GTCTTATCAAGCAAGTAGTACAGCACAGAGCACAGTTGATCTACACAAGGACTACCAAGGGTGATGATCAAGTGgcataa
- the LOC138123758 gene encoding biorientation of chromosomes in cell division protein 1-like 1, translating into MENYIFKKIFINGNTPVRILVTIFERSIEVILLQNENAWKSLALREELRDFTEQHKLSWEHYCKTLLKHIKSNDGDVIFALTESEFTINRLLDTALQVKFFSCKLNQVNYVAYVEQIMDQLHSKNTELVEKHQTLEKDKMDSDRFSMEVELKLQEVLEKKKTQEQQQVKEFRRVLKEKKLCIQQLSEQIASLTKGREIATQEVDVPTRSVFKDPLPVRQRETVSDSESTDSSSEEEDLIPVVTPRSPEPSTSTAAKAILEDDPLQACTLPKRKKHEEPTSDVVKASSSKSSKAESKKPEESTKESESVAIDLSTQQLLDML; encoded by the exons atggaaaattatatttttaagaaaatttttattaatgggAATACACCTGTTCGAATACTcgtaacaatttttgaaagatCAATAGAAGTTATCTTGTTGCAGAATGAAAATGCGTGGAAATCTCTG GCGCTTAGAGAAGAATTGCGAGATTTTACTGAACAACACAAGTTGAGTTGGGAGCATTATTGTAAAACTTTATTGAAACACATAAAGAGTAATGATGGTGATGTCATCTTTGCTTTAACTGAGAGTGAATTCACTATCAACCGTTTATTAGATACGGCGCTccaagtgaaatttttttcatgtaaattaaatcag gTGAACTATGTCGCATACGTTGAACAAATTATGGATCAACTTCATTCAAAAAATACAGAACTTGTGGAGAAACATCAGACACTTGAAAAAGACAAGATGGACAGCGACAGAT TTTCCATGGAGGTGGAACTAAAGTTGCAAGAAGTacttgaaaagaaaaaaacacagGAACAGCAACAGGTTAAGGAGTTCAGGCGTGTTCTCAAAGAGAAAAAGCTCTGCATACAGCAATTAAGTGAACAAATAGCGTCCTTGACGAAAGGCAGAGAAATTGCTACACAGGAGGTTGACGTCCCAACACGGAGTGTTTTTAAAGATCCACTACCTGTGCGTCAGAGAGAAACCGTATCAGATTCAGAGTCGACGGACAGCAGCTCAGAAGAGGAAGATCTGATACCGGTAGTGACGCCTCGATCTCCTGAACCATCCACATCAACAGCTGCCAAGGCCATTCTCGAAGACGACCCCTTGCAAGCCTGCACACTGCCCAAAAGAAAGAAACACGAGGAACCAACTAGCGACGTTGTGAAAGCCTCATCGTCAAAATCGTCCAAAGCAGAGTCGAAAAAACCAGAGGAAAGCACCAAGGAGTCCGAGTCTGTGGCTATCGATTTAAGCACACAGCAACTTTTAGATATGCTTTGA
- the Rab1 gene encoding ras-related protein Rab-1A, which translates to MNPEYDYLFKLLLIGDSGVGKSCLLLRFADDTYTESYISTIGVDFKIRTIDLDGKTIKLQIWDTAGQERFRTITSSYYRGAHGIIVVYDCTDQDSFNNVKQWLEEIDRYACDNVNKLLVGNKSDLTTKKVVDYTTAKEYADQLGIPFLETSAKNATNVEQAFMTMAAEIKNRVGPPSSAADQASKVKIDQGRPIETTKSGCC; encoded by the exons atgaatCCGGAATA CGATTACTTGTTCAAACTCCTCCTGATTGGAGACTCGGGCGTGGGGAAATCGTGTTTATTACTTAGGTTTGCG GATGACACCTATACGGAAAGTTACATTAGTACCATTGGTGTAGATTTT AAAATTCGCACAATCGATTTAGACGGAAAAActataaaattgcaaatt TGGGACACGGCTGGCCAGGAGCGCTTCAGAACCATCACTTCGAGTTATTACAGAGGAGCACATGGTATAATAGTAGTGTACGATTGCACGGATCAAGACTCATTTAATAATGTGAAACAGTGGTTGGAAGAGATAGACCGTTACGCCTGCGATAATGTAAACAAGTTACTAGTGGGAAACAAAAGTGATCTTACTACAAAGAAAGTGGTAGATTACACAACAGCCAAG GAATATGCGGATCAGTTAGGCATCCCTTTCCTGGAAACGTCGGCGAAAAACGCCACCAACGTGGAACAAGCGTTCATGACGATGGCCGCGGAAATCAAGAACAGGGTTGGGCCGCCATCTTCCGCTGCCGATCAAGCGAGCAAAGTCAAGATTGATCAAGGGCGTCCAATCGAAACAACCAAGTCGGGATGTTGCTGA